CAGACATATTCAATGCTTTAAAATaagaatttatatattattatgatattaattctaaattctaattttttttaagaataaaaagaaaaagttattatgagttgatatatatatatatatatatatatgatatctTATATCTCACAATGTTACCCTTTTTCCCTTTTTCgtgtatttatttaaaatttggtAAATTGGATTAGATTTTCGATGGGATAAACTTTATCTAAATTTAATatgttataaataaatttattagtttatttatattttatgtttCAGGGAAGATGTCAAATTGCTGACAAAGCACTCGAACAAGTACACATTTTTCTTgctttaaatattattatattttttcgtatatatttatagagagtaaatattttattcttgtggtttttatgttagttttaaaaaattactaatctttatttttatatttattataagtCAATTCACATATATAATTCATGCTTTAAAATaagaatttatatattattatgatATCTAAATCTAATTGTTTTAAAAGAGTAAAGCAAAACTTATTAagggttatatatatatatatatatatatatatatatatatatatatatatatatatatatcacacAATCTTATCCTTTTTCATGTATTTATTTTGAAACTTGTTAAATTGAATTAGATGGATAAatttgaggtaaatttaataTGTTATAAATGAATTTATTAGTTAATTTATATCTTACTCCctctgtttcatattacatgtcgttTTAGAGAGTCATATAGAAATTAAGCGTATTAGAGAAAATGCATTGTTAcctcttatttattgattccactatttatttattctataataagttaattattctaattaattttcagAAACCCACATTTTATTGcagaaaaaaagatgatttaacgtgtactgatcatataaaatgatatgtacaatgaaacaaaaaaaatgtctcTAAaaaacatgtaatatgaaacggatgtAATCTATATTAGGGAAGAGCCCAAATTGATGACAAAGCACTAGAACAAGTACATAAATTCTTTTCTTTAAGTACATAgtatttaaaaatgacaaataagtggtgaagctcttagcctgttggttgagagcttacataTGACTCTAGAGGTCATGGATTCAAATCACATGGATGAGttgtggggatttttctttctttttaatataATCTTCCAttctttaatgtaagtgcattgcacacaacttttttttttttttttttaagtacatAGTATTTCTTTTCTTATATTCTTATAGagagtaaaatattttattattgtgGTTTATAGGTTAATTATTATGATATTTGTTCAATTTATAcaattaaacttttaaattttagaaatgtctgattatatatataaatactaaTTTTGGATAGTCAGAAAAACCACtcttagataaaaaaaaaaaaaaacgaataaaTGATGTCCATTATTGATTTATAtagtgaaaaaaattaataataaaataaaacggaTACTAAAgactttttaatttatatagtgAAAAAAATGATGTCcattattaatcaaattgtttgaaaatcatatttttcAGGAGACAACAGAAGATGATGATCTTGAAGGTCCTAGGCATAGGCTGCAGGTATTTATTTCCTTCCAACAAATTTaatgaaattaattgaaaaaaaacataaataaaaataaaagatatggtttgatttttgtttttaatattaaatactTAACATTTTTCTATATTATCTTAATCTTTTGTTAAACTATTTTAACTATTTTTAAATGGGATAAGAACCAAATTTAGCCTTAATATTTCtaagaaaaatcaattttagtcttacattaccgaaaatttgaaaagactaatttgactgttatttaactgttatTTCGGACctttcaaacatcaattatgtctaagttATTTAGTGTGCTGTTAacataattacaaaaaaaaaatgggaaCAACTAAGTCTATCAATTAGTTAATCATAATTTTCTTTTGTCAaagtatataaaatatttaatgtgttaaggctaaatataattacaaataacgaaaaaaaaatgtataggACTATTTCAGTTTATCCACAAACTTGTTGATAATGTCCAATTGATagttaaataataatcaaatcaGTCTTTTCAATTTTCTGTAATATAGGACTAAAATCGATGTTGCTTAGAAActttaggattaaatttgaccAACTTCATATGTTAAGGCTAAATTTGCACTTCTCTTAAAATGAGGATGTTAAATTTGATCCTTatcccattttttttttaaaaaatactgAACATTGAGTGAAAAGGTGAAAAAGAAATTGTTGGACATTCCTACTATGTTGACACCCCTAACAAAGAACCGTAAACACCTCTAttcaatattattaaaataaatgaaaatttcattaaaataaaaacaaatctaaacaatttgGAATTTCTCTAAAGAACTAAATCATCATAAACAAAAGAATTGCAAAAATCTGATGAAGAATTCGGCAATTACAAGGCTAAAGAAGTTAAACCATGCTTTGCTAGTGCGTCTGCAATGCAACGCTATTTCCCTCACGATATATATGAAAGACAATTATCTTCACATGAGATATGTAAGACTGGCAAACCACTTTTGTATAAACTCTCATAGATTATCCATTAACCTCTGCTTGATAAAGGAAATGACATATACTGGGTTGCACTCAATACAAAGGTTGTGCCATCCTTTATGCCTAGTTATTTAGATTGCATAAATGGATGCTCTAAGCTCCGCAATAAAAATGAAAGAGGAAGGaatatcaaaagaaaaagctcCTCTTGGAAATACCCAATGCCTCTCATTCGAACAACTCAAGGTGATCCTAGAGATGTCTCGTCTATGTTAAATTTGATCCATCCTTATGGAGAGTCTGCCAACgaacacttataaaaataaaatcgaaAGCCTTTACTAAgacataatttttaaaagaagaCATTATATTCAAAATCCAATCCGAAAAAATCAGCGGGAAAATGAAAGCCTCTATTACTGCCAGAATAAAATTCCATTCCATTGTGTCAAAAGCCGTTATGGTATCAATCTTAAGGGtctttatgtgttttttttattactacCATTCGATGAAAGAATTCAGTGTTTCTATCTCCTACTACAACCCAGCAGTTGCAATTTTGATCTTTATAGTGAATTTCTTTTTTAAGCAACTAGAAATCTAAATCTTATTGAGCCTCAAATTCCTCCAAGTGCAAATCATCAAACATACCATAGTTCACAATGTCATTTTGATTTGTAGAAAGAGTTTCAGTTTCCACCTTAATATTCATAACTAGTCATCCAAACACACCCGTGTTCAAATTCCTTAAGATGGGTTGAAGCGTACGCAACTTATGAATTATGAGTTGAGCCGAGGAAGGGTGGTTGGTCTGAAACTTGAAATGTGAAATTGAAGGGGCCTTTTATTGCATGTAAAAACAATAAATTGTGATATGAGTGATGTCGAGGCAAAGTAAcacaaaatatattttcctaTAAGTCCACAGAAGTCATAGTAACCAAAGAATGATCCATCCTACAATTAACTCTAGCTTAACCTCATCTTCCATTAGTCTAAGTGTACTATGTACCCAAATTTTTAGCATCGCATAAGCCACAATCATCGATAAAGGCTCTAAAATCCTAATAGGTACCTAGACTTAAAGGTCATACCATTTTTTCATGAGCCCCGGAATGGAGTTAAAGTCACCAATTACAACCCAATTATCATGAATTGATATTTTATGATTCATAAAATCATTCCATAAACTCGCGCCTATTGACCCAAGTGTGCTGACGTAAACAATACAAATTGTGTTCACATCCCTAAAATAAGATAAATCAAGACACGTATTTTCATGTCTCAAAACCCATGAGAAATAGGCCGACTTATCATTGCTAAAAacttattatgtgagcaaatcCTTATGATTCATTGAAACTAAATGTATACCTAAACTTCTCCAATATCTAGAATTAataaccaaaaattgaacaattgatTTCGGAATACACAATAAATCTGGCTTATGCTGAGAACAATAATTGAGAAAATAATTTGAGTTAAAAGATTATAAATACATTTATAGTTCCAATACGAGATCTTCATAACAAACATTTTCTTGGAAGATATCTCACTCTCTTGGAGTAAGCAAACTGAATTTCCTCCTTAACatagtttcttttcttttgataaCTCAGTGTCTACCAGGGAGAGCCCATCTTATCTTTATTATCAGTCTGTGGACTTCTCTAAGCTTGCTCCCTTGAAATTCCAGTTGAACTTGGCCAACCCTATTTCTTGTATCATGCGTATGTCTTGTATTAGCCGCATTTCTTGTCTATCAGGGAGAGTAACATCTTATTGGGTAGTTGGCTCCAAAAAGGTTAGGAAGAAATGAAATCTTCTGTAAAGCCTTCCATGGTAGTATTATCTGAACTTCAGGATACATCAACTTGAATGTGATTAATTGTATTGGAAACCAGAACTGTATCCACATATCTTCAAACCGAACATTGCTTTAGCCATCACCTTCAGTTTTAAATGGCTAGACATGCTTGGTTGATTGaggtttttttatatatcaacAGTCATATGACATATGGCCAATATATTAACAAATATTAGAAAATGGAGGAAGCTTTTCGTAAACTAATTCCACCCAAAATTTATCTCCTTTTGCTATATTCCAAGTGATTGAGGTAACGAGTTTTCAAGATCAATCTCCACGAGGATCCGCGTAAAGTGCTTTAAATCGTCTTCGAATATTGCTTTGTTAACAATTAGCCAATCTTTTAGCAATATTCGCAAGAATTTGAACACCCCAGTTTTCCCAGGGTAAAGAATAAAGATGTACCCATAGCTGAGTTGTTGTCAATTTCTAGTGTAGAGGGTGAAAATGTGGAATCTGAGGCTGCAAGAGAAAGATTTCATGCTTTAAAGTAAGAATTGATGTGATGGTTGAAAATATGTCATATATTATTACAATACTAATTCTAACttgtaaaattattatttttaaagaacAAAAAGTAAAACCTATCATAGGGTGGTATATCttctttatgtatttatttagaaACTGGTAAATTGAATTAGATTTTTAATGAGGATAAACTTGAGCAAATTTCCATatgttattaattgatttatatctTATGTTTTAGGGAAGAGCTCATATTGCTGACAAAGCACTGGAATATGTACGTGATTTCCTTCCTTTAAATATCATAATATTTCTTTTGGTGTATATGTATaaagtaaaatattttattcttaatgatgtagattaaatcgatctgagagttttaatcgtaaacctacaaagattacaaacttctctagcttaactagaaggttgaataaacccaaaaggaAGATACctttgctccaatggaggcttcaaatTCAATATTCATCAAAGTTAGCAAACATTACAAAATAAGGAGAATATATACTCCTCCCAATTAAAAgacaaaagactaaaaggccccccatagggttaccaacaactaaggaACAATAGGGGTAAGGTAGGCATTACATAAAGATAGATAATAGGGTAATTAGGGTAAATGGCAAAGTGGTAAATGGttgagtggcaaaacagtaaatagaagGTGGCAGATATTGTTCCTAACaagaagaacttggggaggaagtattcctcAACCCAAGTACGCCCCGTATAGCCTTACTCACGCCCCGTGTGGTTGTGTCTCTGGGCTTGGTGGCTCTTGTTGGGCATTCGTACGCGTGGCGTGCCCAGCAGTATGCCCCGCGTACTTTACCTCCTGGGCGGAACTCTCCTCGAAATCCTGTTCAACGCTCCGCGCCTCAAAGGGCACGCCCCGGGTACCTGACCCGCTAGGCGGCTCCCCTAATAGTGGGTTCCTCACGCTCCGCACCCCCTTACATGCACCCCGCGTATTCGGCTTCTCGTGCTTGATCTTGTCTTCCTCGGTCAACTCTCTCTGGGTCTCGTCTTTAGGTTCCGGACTCCGCCTTCGGAGGacggatgccctcatcatactcTCCTTCTTTTAAAGAGTTGGACCCCAACTCAATGATAGAATAAGGATGACTCACTCCCAAGGTTGATGTTTCGCTCACCCCATTAGTAATACTCTTCTCTTGGCTCGGGTTATCCTTTACTAGCAATCCGACGGGCTGTCCAACACTTGCATCTCCTAGCGGCGTTGGTTCTCGGCTAGGGCACACAATTAAAACGGCTTTATTTTCTCCCTTGGTAGGACCCATCAACGGTGTGAGAATGTACTTGGCCCCATCTTTGAATACGGTGTACATGTTGTCccttcccgcatgtgaggcatcacggtcgaattgccaaggcctccTAAGGAGTAAGTGatacacatccatctcaaccaCATCGCACATAACCTCATCGTGATAGGCCCCAATAGAGATAGGAACCTTGCACCGGTGAGTGACATTAAGCTTCTCCCCCTCTTTAATCCAACCCACTCGATACGGATTCAGATGTGGCTCGGGTACTAAGCCGAATTTGCTCAAAGCGGCTTTGCTAAGGATGTTCTCTTGACTTCCTCCATCAACAATCAACTCACATTTCAATTCGTGGATTAGACCTCTAGTCCTAAACAATTGGTGCCTCGGGTCATGTTCTTGTTCTACCGTCATAAGAACTCTCTTCACTACATGGACTCCCCGGTCATCTCTGGATGATCCGCTATCCACGGGCTCACAATACACCCCTCTGTTCCCTCCATACTCATCATCCTCGTACCTCTCAACCATATTAGCGCTCCTCCTCTTTGGACATTCATTCGAGCGGTGGCCCGGTTCGTTGCATCGGAAGCACTTAAACGGAGCCGGTTTGGTGTACGGGTTGTTGCCCTTAGGAGGTGTCGCTGCCCTAAAGGGTCTCACGTCTCCACTAGGTGATTTTCCCTCATTTAAGACGTTAGTGCCACTTGAGCTAGCACCACCTTTGTCCTTGTCCACCTCTTTGGACCCTTCTCCCCCTTCACATGCTTCCTCAATCCTCGGCCTCCGGTATCTGTCACGTGCTTTAACATTCAATTGAGACTCGGCCTTCAAAGCTAGATTCCTTGCGTCTTGAATCCGGATTACCATTTGTGTCCCAATTTTGTCTTGAATATTATACCGTAGCCCCTctagataccttgaagtcttttggctttcggtttccgacaagttagccctaGTGCACGCTCCTAGGCCCTTATGAGCAATTCCGGTAGGAGCTGTAGATATTGTTCCTAACaagaagaacttggggaggaagtattcctcaacccaggtacgccccgcgtagccttactcacgccccgcgtggttgtgtCTCTGGGCTTGGTGGCTCTTGTTGGGTATTCGTACGCGTAGCGTCCCCagcagtacgccccgcgtactttaCCTCTTGGGCGGAACTCTCCTCGAAATCCTGTTCCACGCTCCGCGCCTCggagggcacgccccgcgtacctgaCCCGCTAGGCAGTTCCCCTGATAGTGGGTTCCTCACGCCCTGCACCCCCTtacgtgcgccccgcgtattcggCTTCTCTTGCTTGATCTTGTCTTCCTCGGTCAACTCTCTCCGAGTCTCGTCTTTAGATTCCGGGTTCGCCTTCGGAGGACGGATGCCCTCATCACTTAAggtttatattttatttcaaaaatttaCTAATgtttatctttattattattattatattaattagttcACACATATTCGATACTTTAAAATaagaatttatatattattataatattaattctaaattctaattttttttaaaaagaaaaagaaaaacttattatgagttgatatatatatatatatatatatatatatatatatatatatatatatatatatatatatatatatatatatgttatccttttttatgtatttatttagaaATTGGTAAATTGGATTAGATTTCAATGGGGATAAACTTGAACTAAATTTAATatgttataaataaatttattagttGATTAATATCTTATGTTTCAGGAAAGAGATGAAATTGCTGACAAAGCACTCGAACAAGTACACAATTTGCTTCCtttaaatatcattatatttctTTTCGTATATACTTATagagtaaaatattttattaatatggTTTATATGTTAGTTGAAAAAATTTACCAAtctctatttttatatttatcataagtcagttcatatatattccatactttaaaataagaatttataaattattatgatattaattataattttttttaaataacaaaAAGCAAAActacttttttaaaataataaagacAAAACTTATCGCACAATCTTGTGCCTTTTCATGTATTTATTTCCAAACTGgtaaattaaattagattttGGATGAGAATAAACGTAAGCTAAATTTAATATGTTATAAATTTAGGAGTTaaacaatttatttatctttatatttttatttgttgtatTAATTAATCTACACATATTTTAAGGTACGTAAATTTTTTAGTCATTTTTCTTATATTATCGTGATTCAATAGTATATAAaattatgacatttatttactcttttaataaattttgttcggagcttttttgggtctgtggtgggggtgccagcatagctgggatgtccgccgCTTACCTTTCgtcgctaaccaatctttaatcaaaatatatatatatatatatattcttatacttgtataaattagttagaaataaaaattatttatcatttatctttttaaaattttattattattttatttattaatattaatatactaaaattaaattaaatattaatattatcataaattgttaaatgtttaaaagttttttattaatttttgtcaTGAAATAAgttttatttggttaataaatcaattatttaATATTGCAGAGATTAGAATTACGatgggaaagaaaaaaaaaacataaaatgaaaaaaataaatgttttatcattataaaataggataaaaacaactttaatattttaaaatttattttatctaatttgatcaTTGACTTTAATAGAATGATTAAACAAACTTTAAAACTATATAatcattaataaattatttactatttatattatctacttgaatttttttatgctaAAACATGGAGTTAATAATGGATTGGTGGGTGTTTCAACAGGACTCAAAAGTTCCAAGGAAACAAATAGTGAAAGGTCATGCAAAAGAACAACAAACCCAACAAAATGATCATGTTTCAATTCATATAAACAATCTAGTGGATAGCatgaaagaaaaattgaaaatcttgCGCCCCGTCTCTGATAGCATTTGCATCTATAGAGTGTCTGACGAACTTCGAGATTTGAACGAGAAGGCCTACACACCACATACCGTATCCATTGGTCCTTTTCACTATGGCAAAGAAAATCTAGCTTTGATGGAGGATGAGAAAATAAGATACGTAGAACGTTTTCTATTAAGGTATATCTACAATCCTAGTTagtttagattttttttctaaattagatAGAAATTAAAACTTTTTCCTCTTAAATGAATTCTATTAGGCAAAAAGTCTATATATTTTGGCATATATAAACAAGAGTTATTTGCTTATTTATAATTTTGGAAGCAATTTTCTCACTCTTATAATTGTCGATTACTATTGAATTATGTGTTCTTCCTCACTCGTGAATATAGGAAAAATTACTCAAATCATGTAAATCTCGTGTTCTTATGACTACATGTCTGATTTCTAGCTTCCCATATGATGTTTATTATAATCAACAATCGATCTAATTCTAAACATTTTCTTGACAGGAGCAATATAAGTATGGAGGAACTTTTCAAAGAAACACTAGAAATGGAGCCAAGATTACGCAATAGCTATGCCGAAAAAATCTACTACATTAGCCGAACTTTTGTGACAATGGTGTTAGTTGATGGAGTTTTCATTCTTGAGTACTTGATCAGAAGACACCACAGAGATTGGGAATCAAATGATCCTATTTTCAACAAACAACGTATGACGAACACAATAAGGTTTGACCTTTTGTTGTTGGAGAATCAGGTCCCCTTTTTCTTCATTGATCATCTATTCCGGTTGTCAAAGAAACCAGAGATTCGATCTCTTTCGATGATTAAACTTGTCCGGCGATTTTTAGAAGAATCGACGGGGTGGGATTGGTTGGTTAAAGATTCTTACAATGATGATAATCAAATCGATCCACAACATATTATTGACTTCTTATCAATCAATCTCTTGCCTCCAAAACCGCAACAAGGACAAGAACTCAAGGTTCGCACCTCTCCTAGTATTTTTGAGCTCCATGGTGCTGGTGTTAAGTTTAGATCAACTTCAAAAAGACACTTTCTAGATATAGAATTCAAGAATGGGATTCTTGAAATTCCAACATGGAAGATAAATGACCGAACGGAAATCTTGTTCCGAAATCTTTTAGCATATGAGCAATGTAATCCTCCACATCACTATCTTAGTGATTACATTGCATTCATGGATATGTTGATAAATGTTGATCAAGATGTCGAATTGCTTGTTCGGAATGGGATTATAGAAAATTTGTTACAAGATAATCAAAGTGTGGCGGATCTTGTTAACAACTTGAGCAAGAATAATGTGATATATGATAAGGATTTTTACTTTTCGGGTTTAGTTGGAGAGCTTAAAAGCTACTGTGAAAGGCCTTGGCACAAGTGGAAGGCGAACTTGAAGCAAGAGTATTTCAAGAATCCTTGGACTATCATCTCTGTTATTGCAGCTGTTTTTCTTCTCTTGCTCACTATCTTGCAATCTGTTTGTTCCGTTCTTCAAGTGCTTTAGTCTTTTGTTGGATTTCATATTTGTATTTGAGTGCGTTTGTTTCACATTTTTTGTTTACATGTTTGTTGTTTCGTGATTGCTTTTTGTGGTAAGTAATAATTTGATGTTTGTATCAGCAACAAAATAAAtcaaactgtaaaaataaaGTGGAAATTCTTGTGTTTTTGCTTCTAGCAGATCAATATGTTTGCTTCTTGATGATAAAGGCATGAGTTTAGtatgatttttgtattttgGTCAATGCACTAGTCATATGATTTACAACATGCTGATATTAgtcattttaaatattaatcaaaattaCTATCCGAGATGGATATAGGAACACCTcagggtacccgttacccgttataaatcttttatatattaaaaaatattattgttttttagatgtaaagaTTTGCGAAACTGTTTTAGAGTAATGGGATGatggtaattaaaaaataaacgagtAAGTGAAGATGCTATGGCTTCAACAGCATATATTTCATTGATAAATCGATGAATATAAAAAGAAGATAGGGAGAGGTTACAACAGATTGATCTCCTAAAATACAGGAGATTTGAACGATTCAAATATTATAAGATATTAACAAATAAAGAACAGATAATTAGCTAACTTGGTATTTACAATACCGTCCCTCATCAGTAAGAGTCTGGGATTGGCACTATCTGTACCCTACCTGTTGTCATCCCTAAGTATTACAAACAAAGCCACCTGCACCAATAAGGTCTCCCTTGATTTTAGAGCCATCCGAATTCAACTTAATCAAGCCGTTCTCCGGAAAAATCCCCCCGCTAACTTCTCAATCCTGGCATAGACTGCTGCAAATTAGCAGCCCTGAAACCAACTTCTTCCAAAAAATTGACAGCATCAACAATATTTTATGAATCTAAACAAATAGGAACAGCTCCAAGAGTATTTAGTGAACATATATAAACAATTGCATCAAAGTACCAATATGTTTATCAATTTCAGATTTCAAATATCTCCATATACCTACAACATTGAAAACATCTAAAAAGTACAGGTAAAGGTGATGATAAGAAATCTGAAAAATCAGAGGGCTATATTACACCCAAGAATCAAACTAAACTACACTAAATACATACTAATATCTTCTTGATTCTTCACTTTTAAGCTTCAATGTTGAAATAAGTGGTATAGGACTCATCTCTAAAGCTCAGCAATGGTGCAAGAAGAAAATTCCTTTTTCCTCCCTTTGCAAGGAAGCTGATAGGATGATAACTACTTAACCCTTTATTCAATCTGAAGCTCGCCCCTTGATGAAATCCGGATTCCGAGTTACAGTTAAGCTTCAGGCCGGTTCCCGGCTTGTACTCCACGCCACTATACACAAAGCAATCTACATCACTTGCTGACTGTAGGGACACAGTTTCATGGCTTCCATCTAATCCAGAAACAAATCGGAAAAGAGATGATCCATCATCGACGTCATAGTTTGCAACGGTGAGGCTGTCGCCTTTTCCTTGTTGCACTAGAAGCATTCCTGGTAGATCGAATGGTTCTAGCATGACATATTTTCCGATAACTTCTTCAATT
The DNA window shown above is from Euphorbia lathyris chromosome 1, ddEupLath1.1, whole genome shotgun sequence and carries:
- the LOC136222681 gene encoding UPF0481 protein At3g47200-like isoform X8, whose protein sequence is MGDKIGVVSNVVTTTDNGTGLEFKIWIPIKPNQIHFAESINNELTGVNFRNLPHGEINAQPQEEGGHSNAQNRPRIQYSAPADQILPHREQSFYRADPVERAETPQEQGGHSNPLTYPTEEPEGHSNPITYQPIKKYPQWSADYQRTPSGSDGGSSEMLQASIPADKIGSNREEEISENDDHESPKHRLQGRAHIADKALEYGRAHIGDQALKYGRCQIADKALEQETTEDDDLEGPRHRLQGRAHIADKALEYERDEIADKALEQDSKVPRKQIVKGHAKEQQTQQNDHVSIHINNLVDSMKEKLKILRPVSDSICIYRVSDELRDLNEKAYTPHTVSIGPFHYGKENLALMEDEKIRYVERFLLRSNISMEELFKETLEMEPRLRNSYAEKIYYISRTFVTMVLVDGVFILEYLIRRHHRDWESNDPIFNKQRMTNTIRFDLLLLENQVPFFFIDHLFRLSKKPEIRSLSMIKLVRRFLEESTGWDWLVKDSYNDDNQIDPQHIIDFLSINLLPPKPQQGQELKVRTSPSIFELHGAGVKFRSTSKRHFLDIEFKNGILEIPTWKINDRTEILFRNLLAYEQCNPPHHYLSDYIAFMDMLINVDQDVELLVRNGIIENLLQDNQSVADLVNNLSKNNVIYDKDFYFSGLVGELKSYCERPWHKWKANLKQEYFKNPWTIISVIAAVFLLLLTILQSVCSVLQVL
- the LOC136222681 gene encoding UPF0481 protein At3g47200-like isoform X1, with the translated sequence MGDKIGVVSNVVTTTDNGTGLEFKIWIPIKPNQIHFAESINNELTGVNFRNLPHGEINAQPQEEGGHSNAQNRPRIQYSAPADQILPHREQSFYRADPVERAETPQEQGGHSNPLTYPTEEPEGHSNPITYQPIKKYPQWSADYQRTPSGSDGGSSEMLQASIPADKIGSNREEEISENDDHESPKHRLQGRAHIADKALEYEMIEDAELERPRHRVQGRAHIGDQALKYGRCQIADKALEQETTEDDDLEGPRHRLQGRAHIADKALEYERDEIADKALEQDSKVPRKQIVKGHAKEQQTQQNDHVSIHINNLVDSMKEKLKILRPVSDSICIYRVSDELRDLNEKAYTPHTVSIGPFHYGKENLALMEDEKIRYVERFLLRSNISMEELFKETLEMEPRLRNSYAEKIYYISRTFVTMVLVDGVFILEYLIRRHHRDWESNDPIFNKQRMTNTIRFDLLLLENQVPFFFIDHLFRLSKKPEIRSLSMIKLVRRFLEESTGWDWLVKDSYNDDNQIDPQHIIDFLSINLLPPKPQQGQELKVRTSPSIFELHGAGVKFRSTSKRHFLDIEFKNGILEIPTWKINDRTEILFRNLLAYEQCNPPHHYLSDYIAFMDMLINVDQDVELLVRNGIIENLLQDNQSVADLVNNLSKNNVIYDKDFYFSGLVGELKSYCERPWHKWKANLKQEYFKNPWTIISVIAAVFLLLLTILQSVCSVLQVL
- the LOC136222681 gene encoding UPF0481 protein At3g47200-like isoform X3, translating into MGDKIGVVSNVVTTTDNGTGLEFKIWIPIKPNQIHFAESINNELTGVNFRNLPHGEINAQPQEEGGHSNAQNRPRIQYSAPADQILPHREQSFYRADPVERAETPQEQGGHSNPLTYPTEEPEGHSNPITYQPIKKYPQWSADYQRTPSGSDGGSSEMLQASIPADKIGSNREEEISENDDHESPKHRLQGRAHIADKALEYEMIEDAELERPRHRVQGRAHIGDQALKYGRCQIADKALEQETTEDDDLEGPRHRLQGRAHIADKALEYDSKVPRKQIVKGHAKEQQTQQNDHVSIHINNLVDSMKEKLKILRPVSDSICIYRVSDELRDLNEKAYTPHTVSIGPFHYGKENLALMEDEKIRYVERFLLRSNISMEELFKETLEMEPRLRNSYAEKIYYISRTFVTMVLVDGVFILEYLIRRHHRDWESNDPIFNKQRMTNTIRFDLLLLENQVPFFFIDHLFRLSKKPEIRSLSMIKLVRRFLEESTGWDWLVKDSYNDDNQIDPQHIIDFLSINLLPPKPQQGQELKVRTSPSIFELHGAGVKFRSTSKRHFLDIEFKNGILEIPTWKINDRTEILFRNLLAYEQCNPPHHYLSDYIAFMDMLINVDQDVELLVRNGIIENLLQDNQSVADLVNNLSKNNVIYDKDFYFSGLVGELKSYCERPWHKWKANLKQEYFKNPWTIISVIAAVFLLLLTILQSVCSVLQVL
- the LOC136222681 gene encoding UPF0481 protein At3g47200-like isoform X7, coding for MGDKIGVVSNVVTTTDNGTGLEFKIWIPIKPNQIHFAESINNELTGVNFRNLPHGEINAQPQEEGGHSNAQNRPRIQYSAPADQILPHREQSFYRADPVERAETPQEQGGHSNPLTYPTEEPEGHSNPITYQPIKKYPQWSADYQRTPSGSDGGSSEMLQASIPADKIGSNREEGRAHIADKALEYEMIEDAELERPRHRVQGRAHIGDQALKYGRCQIADKALEQETTEDDDLEGPRHRLQGRAHIADKALEYERDEIADKALEQDSKVPRKQIVKGHAKEQQTQQNDHVSIHINNLVDSMKEKLKILRPVSDSICIYRVSDELRDLNEKAYTPHTVSIGPFHYGKENLALMEDEKIRYVERFLLRSNISMEELFKETLEMEPRLRNSYAEKIYYISRTFVTMVLVDGVFILEYLIRRHHRDWESNDPIFNKQRMTNTIRFDLLLLENQVPFFFIDHLFRLSKKPEIRSLSMIKLVRRFLEESTGWDWLVKDSYNDDNQIDPQHIIDFLSINLLPPKPQQGQELKVRTSPSIFELHGAGVKFRSTSKRHFLDIEFKNGILEIPTWKINDRTEILFRNLLAYEQCNPPHHYLSDYIAFMDMLINVDQDVELLVRNGIIENLLQDNQSVADLVNNLSKNNVIYDKDFYFSGLVGELKSYCERPWHKWKANLKQEYFKNPWTIISVIAAVFLLLLTILQSVCSVLQVL